Proteins encoded by one window of Musa acuminata AAA Group cultivar baxijiao chromosome BXJ2-9, Cavendish_Baxijiao_AAA, whole genome shotgun sequence:
- the LOC135622283 gene encoding TPD1 protein homolog 1-like, whose amino-acid sequence MLGEGSRSPDQRRRGGVSGRRMAVAAASATASVVALLLLLTLGCYWPRVDGRQFGFGFRFQQLRSVSVSNRKLLQVDAGAKSSSSSSSSSSASASRSTDRMGDRCSVDDIEVNQGATPPLPSGIPTYTVTVLNLCSSRNGCAMGQIHLSCGAFSSTRLINPRIFRRLRINDCLVNDGRPLAPGASISFQYANSFSYPLSVSSATCVPS is encoded by the exons ATGCTTGGGGAAGGGTCTCGGTCGCCAGATCAGCGGAGAAGGGGAGGCGTCTCTGGGCGGCGAATGGCCGTGGCGGCGGCGTCGGCTACGGCTTCGGTCGTGGCACTCCTGCTTCTGCTCACCTTGG GGTGTTATTGGCCGCGAGTGGATGGAAGACAGTTCGGGTTCGGATTCCGATTCCAGCAACTCCGCTCCGTCAGTGTTTCCAACCGCAAGCTTCTCCAAGTCGACGCAG GCGccaagtcgtcgtcgtcgtcgtcgtcgtcgtcgtctgcgTCTGCATCCCGGTCGACGGATCGCATGGGTGACCGGTGCAGCGTGGACGACATCGAGGTGAACCAGGGGGCGACGCCGCCGCTGCCCAGCGGGATCCCGACGTACACGGTGACGGTGCTGAACCTTTGCTCGTCAAGAAACGGCTGCGCCATGGGACAGATCCACCTGAGCTGTGGTGCGTTCAGCTCCACCCGCCTCATCAACCCCCGCATCTTCCGCCGCCTCCGCATCAACGACTGTCTCGTGAACGATGGCCGTCCCCTCGCCCCGGGAGCTTCCATCTCCTTCCAATACGCCAACTCCTTCTCCTACCCTCTCTCCGTTTCCAGCGCCACCTGCGTCCCCTCCTAA
- the LOC103996648 gene encoding uncharacterized protein LOC103996648, translating into MANSLGLFFALLLLCIVHRGLGATCGVSDIAIRQRKTGATVEGKPEYQVLVSNECRCPQSKVVLRCYGLSSVEAVNRRAIRAVDEERCIVADGRPVTQGTPVKFKYAWMTPQDFPVVSTLIHCH; encoded by the exons ATGGCAAACTCCCTCGGACTCTTCTttgcccttcttcttctttgcatcGTTCACAGAG GCCTGGGAGCAACGTGCGGTGTGTCCGACATAGCCATTCGACAGAGGAAGACCGGAGCGACCGTGGAAGGGAAACCGGAGTACCAGGTTTTGGTGAGCAACGAGTGCAGGTGCCCGCAGTCCAAGGTGGTGCTGCGGTGCTACGGCCTCAGCAGCGTCGAAGCCGTCAACCGCCGCGCCATCAGAGCGGTGGACGAGGAGAGGTGCATCGTCGCCGACGGGCGGCCGGTAACCCAGGGTACTCCTGTAAAGTTCAAGTACGCATGGATGACGCCTCAAGACTTCCCTGTGGTCAGCACTCTCATCCACTGCCACTAA
- the LOC135622282 gene encoding leucine-rich repeat extensin-like protein 3 yields the protein MNSTAFVLVLALLLATSLCLEADPSPISNVTVMGTVFCDACANNVFSEHSYFLAGVRVRVQCMLRVTNSTSREEMSITVDRTTDKFGVYKLDIPPVEGFECREGVVMDSCCRASLLGSPSSLCDVPGLNSSTGHVAVRGGEGKRCLYNLNALNYRPSKKDANLCGTGSGHYLPASVNSSLFLWPPSPPSGFPWPSPMPYPFPPLPFRTPPPPSLPWPFPPLFPTPRTPTFPLPFPPARNRPPSLPPIPPIFPSPTPTSPFPFRFPPFPPFTPMPPLFMPPSLPSPGSFPFPFPPFPPTTTTSGAPSSSSP from the exons ATGAATTCTACCGCTTTCGTCCTTGTGTTAGCGCTCCTTCTCGCCACATCCCTATGCCTGGAAGCTGATCCGAGTCCCATCTCTAATGTCACCGTGATGGGCACCGTCTTCTGCGACGCCTGCGCCAACAATGTCTTCTCCGAGCACAGCTACTTCTTAGCAG GTGTCCGAGTAAGAGTGCAGTGCATGTTGAGAGTGACGAATTCCACGTCCAGGGAGGAGATGTCGATCACGGTGGACAGAACGACGGACAAGTTCGGGGTGTACAAGCTCGACATCCCGCCGGTGGAGGGGTTCGAGTGCAGGGAGGGTGTGGTGATGGACTCCTGCTGTCGAGCGAGCCTGCTCGGGAGTCCGTCTTCTCTGTGCGATGTCCCCGGCTTGAATAGCTCCACCGGGCATGTGGCGGTCAGAGGTGGGGAAGGCAAGCGCTGCCTCTACAATCTGAACGCGCTCAACTACAGGCCATCGAAGAAGGACGCCAACCTGTGCGGCACCGGTAGCGGGCACTACTTACCTGCCTCTGTGAACTCCTCTTTGTTCCTCTGGCCGCCTTCGCCTCCGTCTGGGTTCCCCTGGCCGTCGCCTATGCCTTACCCGTTTCCACCCCTGCCATTCCGAACTCCGCCACCGCCATCTCTCCCTTGGCCGTTCCCTCCTCTGTTTCCGACCCCACGAACACCAACTTTTCCTTTGCCCTTCCCCCCAGCACGTAACCGACCGCCATCGCTGCCTCCAATACCACCTATTTTTCCTTCACCAACGCCGACGTCTCCATTCCCTTTTCGATTCCCACCCTTCCCTCCCTTTACTCCAATGCCACCTCTGTTTATGCCACCTTCTCTTCCTTCACCTGGATCTTTTCCTTTCCCATTTCCTCCATTCCCTCCTACTACCACAACCTCTGGAGCGCCTTCCTCATCTTCTCCCTAA
- the LOC135624061 gene encoding NAC domain-containing protein 83-like yields MDHKPSPVRCGALRLPPGFRFHPSDEELVVQYLKRKVFSCPLPAFFIPDIDLRKHDPWNLPGACQGERYFFNLRKSRYPNGKRSNRAASSGYWKATGKDKQIVASGCNQVVGIKKVLIFYRGKPPAGSRTDWIMHEYSLAGSDNPALIFPQRKNSTHGMMVPNQDWALCRIFKKRRTTNMVDEIEQDRDEGKIRSSAAGFIDFMQQRESDQTPSSSSSP; encoded by the exons ATGGATCACAAGCCGAGTCCTGTAAGGTGTGGAGCTTTGAGGCTGCCCCCCGGGTTTAGGTTCCACCCCAGCGATGAAGAGCTAGTTGTTCAGTACCTCAAGAGGAAGGTCTTCTCCTGCCCATTGCCAGCTTTCTTCATTCCCGATATCGATCTCAGGAAGCACGATCCGTGGAACTTACCTG GTGCGTGCCAAGGAGAGAGGTACTTCTTCAACCTTAGAAAGTCCAGGTATCCTAATGGCAAGCGATCGAACCGGGCGGCGAGCTCCGGTTACTGGAAGGCCACAGGGAAGGACAAGCAGATCGTAGCTTCCGGGTGCAACCAGGTGGTGGGGATCAAAAAGGTTTTGATCTTTTACAGAGGAAAACCTCCTGCTGGTTCTCGAACTGATTGGATTATGCATGAGTATAGCCTTGCCGGCTCTGATAACCCAGCCTTGATCTTTCCGCAAAGGAAGAACTCAACTCAT GGTATGATGGTTCCAAACCAAGATTGGGCGCTCTGTCGCATTTTTAAGAAGAGAAGAACCACCAACATGGTCGATGAGATTGAACAAGACCGCGACGAGGGCAAGATTAGAAGCAGTGCCGCTGGTTTCATTGATTTCATGCAGCAGAGAGAGAGTGATCAGACACCATCCTCGTCCTCTTCGCCTTAG
- the LOC103974778 gene encoding serine/threonine-protein kinase PBS1-like isoform X2, whose translation MLSLLHHPNLVNLIGYCADGDQRLLVYEYMPLGSLEDHLHDFPPDKEPLDWNTRMKIAAGAAKGLEYLHDKANPPVIYRDLKSSNILLDKGFHPKLSDFGLAKLGPVGDKSHVSTRVMGTYGYCAPEYAMTGQLTVKSDVYSFGVVLLELITGRKAVESTKSHSEQNLVSWASPMFKDRRKLASLADPRLQGRYPMRGLYQALAVASMCIQEEAASRPAIADVVTALSYLASQAYDPGASPTNNNRPGGERRNKNADEGSGRNPSNNNRESDHNSQMNCENTLKEKAATLRRDFDRERALAEAKMWGRNWREKTQAKDNAEGN comes from the exons ATGCTTAGCCTGTTGCATCATCCCAACCTCGTGAATCTAATTGGTTATTGTGCTGATGGAGACCAACGCCTTCTTGTCTATGAGTATATGCCCTTGGGATCATTGGAAGATCATCTACATG ACTTTCCACCTGATAAGGAACCACTTGACTGGAATACAAGGATGAAGATTGCAGCTGGGGCAGCCAAGGGATTGGAGTACCTCCATGACAAAGCCAACCCTCCTGTTATATATAGAGACTTGAAATCCTCCAATATCCTATTAGATAAGGGCTTCCACCCAAAGCTCTCCGATTTTGGACTTGCAAAACTTGGTCCAGTTGGTGATAAATCTCACGTGTCAACAAGGGTGATGGGAACTTATGGCTATTGTGCTCCAGAGTATGCCATGACCGGACAACTAACAGTTAAGTCTGATGTTTACAGCTTTGGAGTTGTACTATTAGAGCTGATTACCGGACGGAAGGCTGTTGAAAGCACCAAATCACATTCAGAACAAAATCTCGTTTCATGG GCTAGTCCTATGTTCAAGGACCGCAGAAAACTGGCAAGTCTGGCTGATCCAAGACTACAAGGTCGATATCCCATGCGTGGTCTCTATCAAGCTCTTGCAGTGGCATCCATGTGCATCCAAGAAGAAGCTGCCTCCCGTCCCGCTATTGCAGATGTGGTCACTGCTCTGTCTTACTTGGCATCCCAAGCATATGATCCCGGTGCATCTCCCACAAATAACAATAGACCTGGTGGTGAAAGAAGAAATAAGAATGCTGATGAGGGAAGTGGAAGAAACCCATCTAACAATAACAGAGAGTCTGACCATAATTCGCAAATGAATTGTGAAAACACTTTGAAGGAGAAAGCTGCAACCTTGAGAAGGGACTTTGACCGGGAACGAGCTTTGGCAGAGGCCAAGATGTGGGGTAGGAACTGGCGGGAGAAGACACAGGCTAAAGACAATGCAGAGGGAAATTGA
- the LOC135622284 gene encoding pentatricopeptide repeat-containing protein At2g13420, mitochondrial-like codes for MLGRSLTLARRRAPRLPIPSSSPRSLSGSLDPDLGLPDEVADAPAKPTPPPIEPSAEADALARLLLQHHNPFHAMESPLQLAGVGLSDSLVLQTLLRLRHASKVALGFFVWARDHAHHQHASDAYGLMVDILGKVRQFDVAWQMIIEMDQRGVGPTPRTFAVLVRRFVAAGMAQQAIRTFDDMEAFVGREPNGEEFKMLLDTLCKYGYPKDATELFNKRKFKYEPDEKTYAILIYGWCKVNRHEMAQRFLNEMVDRGLEPNVVTYNILLNGICRRASLHPDNRFDRTIQAAEDLLNQMRNKGIEPDTISYSIILHVYSRAHKPELSLYMFRSMKEKGICPTVATYTSLVKCLASCGRLEEAEELLSEMVRDGVCPTPATYNCFFKEYRGRKDVVGATKLYKKMKEMGLTSGPDIHTYNILLGMFSKLNRMEIIWEIWNDMVTSGTGPDLDSYTLLIHGLCDKKKWREACQYFMEMIEKGYLPQKVTFETLYRGLIQSDMLRTWRRLKNKVEEESLKFGAEFQHYHFKPYKR; via the exons ATGCTCGGGAGGTCGCTCACCTTAGCCCGCCGCCGCGCACCCCGTCTCCCTATCCCCTCCTCCTCGCCTCGCTCTCTCTCCGGCTCCCTCGACCCCGATCTTGGACTCCCCGATGAGGTCGCCGACGCCCCAGCAAAGCCGACACCACCGCCGATCGAGCCCTCGGCCGAGGCCGATGCCCTTGCCCGCCTCCTCCTTCAGCACCACAACCCCTTCCACGCCATGGAGTCCCCACTCCAGCTCGCCGGTGTGGGCCTCTCCGATTCCCTCGTCCTACAGaccctcctccgcctccgccacGCCTCCAAGGTCGCCCTCGGCTTCTTCGTCTGGGCTCGCGACCACGCCCACCACCAGCACGCCTCCGATGCCTATGGCCTCATGGTCGATATCCTCGGCAAGGTCCGGCAGTTCGATGTCGCGTGGCAGATGATCATTGAGATGGACCAGCGCGGCGTCGGGCCGACCCCGAGGACGTTCGCTGTGCTCGTGCGGCGGTTCGTGGCTGCCGGGATGGCGCAACAGGCcatcagaaccttcgacgacatgGAGGCGTTTGTGGGGAGGGAACCCAACGGGGAGGAGTTCAAGATGCTCCTCGACACCCTCTGCAAGTATGGCTACCCTAAG GATGCAACAGAGTTATTCAATAAGAGGAAATTTAAGTATGAACCTGATGAAAAGACATATGCAATATTGATTTATGGATGGTGTAAGGTAAACCGACATGAAATGGCACAACGGTTTCTAAACGAGATGGTTGATCGTGGGTTAGAACCAAATGTGGTTACGTATAATATTTTGTTGAATGGGATCTGTAGGAGGGCAAGCTTACACCCAGACAATAGGTTTGATAGAACAATCCAAGCTGCCGAGGATCTTTTGAATCAGATGCGCAATAAAGGCATTGAACCTGATACGATAAGCTATTCTATCATCCTTCATGTTTACAGTCGAGCTCATAAACCAGAACTATCTCTTTATATGTTTCGCTCAATGAAAGAGAAGGGAATTTGCCCAACAGTGGCAACATACACATCACTTGTCAAGTGTCTTGCATCATGTGGAAGATTGGAAGAAGCCGAAGAATTGCTTAGTGAGATGGTGCGTGATGGAGTGTGCCCGACTCCAGCTACATATAACTGTTTCTTCAAGGAGTATCGTGGAAGGAAAGACGTGGTTGGTGCTACAAAATTGtacaagaaaatgaaagaaatgggCTTAACAAGTGGGCCAGATATTCATACATATAACATATTACTTGGAATGTTTTCAAAATTAAATCGCATGGAGATTATCTGGGAAATATGGAATGATATGGTTACTAGCGGTACTGGCCCAGATTTGGATTCTTACACCTTGTTAATTCATGGGCTTTGTGATAAGAAAAAgtggagggaagcttgccagtattTTATGGAGATGATAGAGAAGGGGTATCTTCCACAAAAGGTCACATTTGAGACACTGTACCGGGGATTGATACAGTCAGATATGTTGAGGACTTGGAGGAGACTAAAGAACAAGGTTGAAGAAGAATCTCTAAAATTTGGTGCTGAATTCCAACATTATCACTTCAAACCTTACAAGAGATAG
- the LOC103974778 gene encoding probable serine/threonine-protein kinase PBL7 isoform X1: MGCFPCFESEEEAQLSHGNECDRTREERPMVAPRVEKLSSGDDRMKTARDLSTKRESLGAIEGSDFSISAQTFTFSELSAATSNFRTESLLGEGGFGRVYRGRLETTGQVVAVKQLDRNGLQGNREFLVEVLMLSLLHHPNLVNLIGYCADGDQRLLVYEYMPLGSLEDHLHDFPPDKEPLDWNTRMKIAAGAAKGLEYLHDKANPPVIYRDLKSSNILLDKGFHPKLSDFGLAKLGPVGDKSHVSTRVMGTYGYCAPEYAMTGQLTVKSDVYSFGVVLLELITGRKAVESTKSHSEQNLVSWASPMFKDRRKLASLADPRLQGRYPMRGLYQALAVASMCIQEEAASRPAIADVVTALSYLASQAYDPGASPTNNNRPGGERRNKNADEGSGRNPSNNNRESDHNSQMNCENTLKEKAATLRRDFDRERALAEAKMWGRNWREKTQAKDNAEGN; this comes from the exons ATGGGTTGCTTCCCCTGCTTCGAGTCGGAGGAGGAAGCGCAGCTCAGCCATGGGAACGAGTGCGATCGCACGAGAGAGGAGCGGCCGATGGTGGCGCCTCGCGTCGAGAAGTTGTCTTCTG GAGATGATAGAATGAAAACCGCCAGAGATTTGAGTACAAAAAGGGAATCATTGGGCGCAATAGAGGGGTCTGATTTTTCTATTTCGGCACAGACTTTCACCTTTTCGGAGCTATCGGCCGCGACCAGTAATTTCAGAACAGAGTCTTTGCTCGGGGAAGGAGGGTTTGGACGTGTCTACAGAGGTCGTCTGGAAACTACTGGTCAG GTTGTGGCTGTAAAACAGCTTGACAGGAATGGACTCCAAGGCAACAGGGAGTTCCTAGTGGAGGTCCTCATGCTTAGCCTGTTGCATCATCCCAACCTCGTGAATCTAATTGGTTATTGTGCTGATGGAGACCAACGCCTTCTTGTCTATGAGTATATGCCCTTGGGATCATTGGAAGATCATCTACATG ACTTTCCACCTGATAAGGAACCACTTGACTGGAATACAAGGATGAAGATTGCAGCTGGGGCAGCCAAGGGATTGGAGTACCTCCATGACAAAGCCAACCCTCCTGTTATATATAGAGACTTGAAATCCTCCAATATCCTATTAGATAAGGGCTTCCACCCAAAGCTCTCCGATTTTGGACTTGCAAAACTTGGTCCAGTTGGTGATAAATCTCACGTGTCAACAAGGGTGATGGGAACTTATGGCTATTGTGCTCCAGAGTATGCCATGACCGGACAACTAACAGTTAAGTCTGATGTTTACAGCTTTGGAGTTGTACTATTAGAGCTGATTACCGGACGGAAGGCTGTTGAAAGCACCAAATCACATTCAGAACAAAATCTCGTTTCATGG GCTAGTCCTATGTTCAAGGACCGCAGAAAACTGGCAAGTCTGGCTGATCCAAGACTACAAGGTCGATATCCCATGCGTGGTCTCTATCAAGCTCTTGCAGTGGCATCCATGTGCATCCAAGAAGAAGCTGCCTCCCGTCCCGCTATTGCAGATGTGGTCACTGCTCTGTCTTACTTGGCATCCCAAGCATATGATCCCGGTGCATCTCCCACAAATAACAATAGACCTGGTGGTGAAAGAAGAAATAAGAATGCTGATGAGGGAAGTGGAAGAAACCCATCTAACAATAACAGAGAGTCTGACCATAATTCGCAAATGAATTGTGAAAACACTTTGAAGGAGAAAGCTGCAACCTTGAGAAGGGACTTTGACCGGGAACGAGCTTTGGCAGAGGCCAAGATGTGGGGTAGGAACTGGCGGGAGAAGACACAGGCTAAAGACAATGCAGAGGGAAATTGA